In Spodoptera frugiperda isolate SF20-4 chromosome 1, AGI-APGP_CSIRO_Sfru_2.0, whole genome shotgun sequence, the following are encoded in one genomic region:
- the LOC118273472 gene encoding uncharacterized protein LOC118273472: MQAWLLVACAAALATLAVAQKPGRFLSLPNPQKCASRPKEFFYRGHNYFYSGHVPALANRKVDWLDGRNICREYCMDLVSMETQEENNLIFKLIQQNDVPYIWTSGRLCDFKGCENRKDLEPKNVFGWFWSANREKLSPTTQIPNGWGYNPWSQTGHKKQRQPDNAEFDINGTSESCLSILNNVYNDGIAWHDVACYHEKPIVCEDSDELLNYVASTNPGLRL, translated from the exons ATGCAGGCGTGGTTGTTGGTGGCGTGCGCGGCTGCGCTTGCGACGCTCGCAGTAGCACAGAAACCTGGACGTTTCCTCTCACTACCCAACCCCCAGAAATGCGCTAGCA GACCAAAAGAGTTCTTCTACCGAGGTCACAACTACTTCTACAGCGGTCACGTGCCCGCCCTGGCCAACAGGAAGGTAGACTGGTTAGATGGCCGTAACATCTGCCGCGAATACTGCATGGACCTCGTCTCCATGGAGACGCAAGAAGAAAACAATCTGATCTTCAAGCTCATTCAGCAAA ATGATGTGCCCTACATCTGGACATCTGGTCGTCTCTGTGACTTCAAGGGATGTGAGAACCGCAAAGACCTCGAGCCCAAGAACGTCTTCGGATGGTTCTGGTCCGCGAACCGTGAAAAGCTGTCTCCTACCACCCAG ATCCCCAACGGCTGGGGCTACAACCCTTGGTCTCAGACCGGCCACAAGAAGCAGCGTCAGCCTGACAACGCAGAGTTCGACATCAACGGTACTTCGGAGTCTTGTCTCAGCATCCTCAACAATGTGTACAATGACGGTATTGCGTGGCACGATGTCGCTTGCTACCATGAGAAGCCCATCGTCTGCGAGGACTCTGACGAGCTCCTCAACTACGTAGCTAGCACCAACCCCGGTCTCCGTCTGTGA